Proteins from one Pseudodesulfovibrio sp. JC047 genomic window:
- a CDS encoding HU family DNA-binding protein, whose translation MNKSELIKALSEEKKMHVDEATKVVGAFVDSVKEALRRGDRVEIRGFGSFKIKDYEGYTGRNPKTGTVVQVKPKKLPFFRPGKELKEFINQ comes from the coding sequence ATGAACAAGAGCGAATTAATCAAGGCTCTGTCGGAAGAAAAAAAAATGCACGTTGACGAGGCCACCAAAGTGGTCGGCGCTTTCGTCGATTCTGTCAAAGAAGCCTTGCGGCGCGGTGATCGTGTCGAGATCAGAGGTTTCGGCAGCTTCAAGATAAAAGACTATGAAGGCTATACCGGCCGCAATCCCAAGACCGGTACCGTTGTTCAGGTCAAACCTAAAAAACTTCCCTTCTTCCGTCCTGGTAAAGAGTTGAAAGAATTTATCAACCAATAG